The sequence ATCAAAATAAAGAAGTAAATCATTGCCACGGAGTCAAAATAAACTTCTCCAACATCAGTTAAAGTTACATAAACCGAATAGAAGTAGGCCATTGAAATTCCTAAAAACAATAGGAAGTCCATCGAAAGGGTTCTTCGTCTGATGCTTGTTAGGAACCCGGACATAAAAGGGTATCCCGAATAGAGATAAGCGGGAGTGGCAAATACCCAAGAAGCATAATGGAAGAGGCGTTTGATGTCCAAATCAATTCCAGTGAAGTAACCGGAATATAAAGCCACACTTAGGATCATGATGTTTCCAAAACAAAATCCAGCCACACCAATGCGTAGGAGTAGGGTCTTTAATTGTTTTGTTTTTTCTATGGTGCCATCTGTGGGCGAAAAAAGTACGGGTTTATAACCGATGGCGCGGATGAGGGATAAAATACGAGAGATTTTGATTTTGGATCGGTCAAACCGAATCCGAGCTCTTCCAGAAGCAAAGTTAATTTGAGCGGAAAGGATTCCTTCTTCTTCGTTTAAAACTTTTTCGTTAATCCATACGCAAGCCGAACAATGGATATTTGTAATTTGTACAGAGACCTCGGAAAATTCTCCCGACTTTCGAACAAATTTTTCATAAACAAGTTCGTTTTCTACATCTGCATCAGAGTCCTCGATCCTAACTGGATCGAGTTTGGTATTTCCCTTTAAATTGTAGTAATAACTTCCACCAAGCGAGTTAATGATGGAATAAACCGTTTCACATCCTTCACAACAAAAAACTTTTGTATCATTCCCGACTTTTGCTTCGATCCTTACCAACCGGATCTGATTTCCGCAGTGGTCACATTCTGTTTTTGTTAGATCAGAAACAGTTTCGTTCATTTAACAGATATTTTTCCTTCTCTTTCAAAGGACTTACCATCTATGTCAGCAACCAGTCTTAAATTCCATGTTCCTTTTTCTAAAAGTGGGATTTTTCCAACAAACCCATTGGCTGTTGGTGTTAAATTGAAATGCGCTGTATTTTTGGTAGTTGCATTTCTTTCCAAATAAACTATCATCGATTTTGCGTTTTGATTTGTGAGTGTTCCGTTTTTTTCCAGTTGGACCGAAATTTCCGATTCACCCATTGGGAGTAAGACTTGGTTGTCCCAATTGGTTTTGATTAGATAACCTTCTTTCAAAAGTTCTTTTTGGTTCTCGATGGCTTTTTCATAGTTCAAACCAATTTCGTAATAGTTTTTGTCCATCACTGGTTCAAAGTTTTTATAGGTCAAACGAATGGTATAAAAAGTTGCCGCAACAAGTGCTGTAAAACTAAACAGAACCACATACATGGCATTTCTTAGACTGGGGTGTAATTCTTTAAACATCATTACCTCCTTGGT comes from Leptospira bandrabouensis and encodes:
- a CDS encoding FixH family protein produces the protein MMFKELHPSLRNAMYVVLFSFTALVAATFYTIRLTYKNFEPVMDKNYYEIGLNYEKAIENQKELLKEGYLIKTNWDNQVLLPMGESEISVQLEKNGTLTNQNAKSMIVYLERNATTKNTAHFNLTPTANGFVGKIPLLEKGTWNLRLVADIDGKSFEREGKISVK